One genomic region from Alosa alosa isolate M-15738 ecotype Scorff River chromosome 12, AALO_Geno_1.1, whole genome shotgun sequence encodes:
- the glipr2 gene encoding uncharacterized protein glipr2 produces MAGSAFEREFLEAHNTYRQRHGAAPLTLNKDLSRSAQKWAEYLLASKKMQHSQADYGENLYYAWSSAPKQLKGKEAVDNWYNEIKDYSFSRPGFQSNTGHFTQVVWKGSEKLGVGLATDGKTTFVVGQYLPAGNISNPGYFEKNVLPAGSSVGKHADAGAASGGNDRGSLPPRKSGSDHNSSSLTGSGFEKETLEAHNTYRQRHGAAPLTLNKDLSRSAKKWAEYLLASNKMQHSQADYGENLYYAWSSTPKQLKGHFTQVVWKGSEKLGVGLATDGKTTFVVCQYLPAGNISNPGYFEKNVLPAGSSFTPRKSGSDHNSSSLTGSGFEKETLEAHNTYRQRHGAAPMTLNKDLSRSAKKWAEYLLASNKMQHSQADYGENLYYAWSSTPKQLKGNEAVDSWYNEIKDYSFSRPGFQSNTGHFTQVVWKGSEKLGVGLATDGKTTFVVCQYLPAGNISNPGYFEKNVLPAGSSVGKHADAGAASGGNDRGSLPSRKSGSDHNSSSLTGAVVKNSEFSLSAVDTMNSYRRQHRAKPLSLCPSLSKEAQEWADFLLKSKMLRNHGKGHGESLWYQSGSSVSTPKGSDVVKSWYEESSKYNFSSPGFQRGTGNFTQMVWKSSEKVGVAIATNGSGLFFSVAFFEPPGNVSNTGYFRDNVSAKS; encoded by the exons ATGGCAG GCAGCGCATTTGAGAGGGAGTTCCTGGAGGCCCATAATACATACCGTCAGCGACATGGAGCCGCTCCTCTGACCTTGAACAAGGACCTGTCCAGGTCAGCTCAGAAGTGGGCTGAGTATCTACTGGCCAGCAAGAAGATGCAGCACAGTCAGGCAGACTACGGGGAGAACCTGTACTACGCTTGGAGCTCTGCACCAAAACAACTCAAAG GGAAAGAGGCAGTGGATAACTGGTACAATGAAATAAAAGATTACAGTTTCAGCAGACCTGGATTTCAGTCCAACACAG GACACTTCACCCAAGTGGTTTGGAAGGGATCTGAAAAGCTGGGAGTGGGCCTTGCCACTGATGGAAAGACGACTTTCGTGGTTGGCCAGTACCTTCCAGCAGGGAACATCAGTAATCCAGGGTACTTTGAGAAAAACGTCTTGCCAGCAGGCTCCTCTGTGGGAAAGCATGCTGACGCTGGTG CTGCATCTGGAGGGAATGATCGGGGCAGTTTACCCCCGAGGAAATCAGGGAGTGACCACAACTCAAGCAGCCTCACAG GCAGCGGTTTTGAGAAGGAGACCCTTGAGGCCCATAATACATACCGTCAGCGACATGGAGCCGCTCCTCTGACCTTGAACAAGGACCTGTCCAGGTCAGCTAAGAAGTGGGCCGAGTATCTACTGGCCAGCAATAAGATGCAGCACAGTCAGGCAGACTACGGGGAGAACCTGTACTACGCTTGGAGCTCTACACCAAAACAACTCAAAG GACACTTCACCCAAGTGGTTTGGAAGGGATCTGAAAAGCTGGGAGTGGGCCTTGCCACTGATGGAAAGACTACTTTCGTGGTTTGCCAGTACCTTCCAGCAGGGAACATCAGTAATCCAGGGTACTTTGAGAAAAACGTCTTGCCAGCAGGCTCCTCT TTTACCCCGAGGAAATCAGGGAGTGACCACAACTCAAGCAGCCTCACAG GCAGCGGTTTTGAGAAGGAGACCCTTGAGGCCCATAATACATACCGTCAGCGACATGGAGCCGCTCCTATGACCTTGAACAAGGACCTGTCCAGGTCAGCTAAGAAGTGGGCCGAGTATCTACTGGCCAGCAATAAGATGCAGCACAGTCAGGCAGACTACGGGGAGAACCTGTACTACGCTTGGAGCTCTACACCAAAACAACTCAAAG GGAATGAGGCAGTGGATAGCTGGTACAATGAAATAAAAGATTATAGTTTCAGCAGACCTGGATTTCAGTCCAACACAG GACACTTCACCCAAGTGGTTTGGAAGGGATCTGAAAAGCTGGGAGTGGGCCTTGCCACTGATGGAAAGACTACTTTCGTGGTTTGCCAGTACCTTCCAGCAGGGAACATCAGTAATCCAGGGTACTTTGAGAAAAACGTCTTGCCAGCAGGCTCCTCTGTGGGAAAGCATGCTGACGCTGGTG CTGCATCTGGAGGGAATGATCGGGGCAGTTTACCCTCGAGGAAATCAGGGAGTGACCACAACTCAAGCAGCCTCACAG GTGCAGTTGTGAAGAATTCAGAGTTCAGTCTCTCAGCTGTGGACACGATGAACAGCTACCGTAGACAGCACAGGGCGAAGCCTTTGTCTCTCTGCCCCTCCCTGTCTAAGGAAGCTCAGGAGTGGGCCGACTTCCTGCTGAAATCAAAGATGCTTCGTAACCATGGCAAAGGCCATGGAGAGAGCTTGTGGTACCAATCTGGATCCTCTGTCTCTACCCCGAAAG GCTCGGATGTTGTTAAGTCTTGGTACGAAGAGAGTTCGAAATACAACTTCTCCTCCCCAGGATTCCAAAGAGGGACAG GTAACTTCACACAGATGGTCTGGAAATCCAGTGAGAAAGTTGGGGTTGCCATAGCAACTAATGGGTCTGGTCTGTTCTTCAGCGTGGCCTTTTTTGAGCCTCCAGGGAATGTCAGCAACACAGGCTATTTCCGGGACAATGTGAGCGCCAAGAGTTAA
- the zgc:55461 gene encoding beta-tubulin family protein, whose product MREIVHLQAGQCGNQIGAKFWEVISDEHGIDPTGTYHGDSDLQLERINVYYNEATGGKYVPRAVLVDLEPGTMDSVRSGPFGQIFRPDNFVFGQSGAGNNWAKGHYTEGAELVDSVLDVVRKEAESCDCLQGFQLTHSLGGGTGSGMGTLLISKIREEYPDRIMNTFSVVPSPKVSDTVVEPYNATLSVHQLVENTDETYCIDNEALYDICFRTLKLTTPTYGDLNHLVSATMSGVTTCLRFPGQLNADLRKLAVNMVPFPRLHFFMPGFAPLTSRGSQQYRALTVPELTQQMFDAKNMMAACDPRHGRYLTVAAVFRGRMSMKEVDEQMLNVQNKNSSYFVEWIPNNVKTAVCDIPPRGLKMAATFIGNSTAIQELFKRISEQFTAMFRRKAFLHWYTGEGMDEMEFTEAESNMNDLVSEYQQYQDATAEEEGEFEEEGEEELA is encoded by the exons ATGAGGGAAATCGTTCATCTGCAAGCTGGGCAGTGTGGGAACCAAATTGGAGCCAAG TTTTGGGAGGTCATCAGTGATGAGCACGGTATTGACCCCACTGGCACCTATCATGGTGACAGTGATCTGCAGCTTGAAAGGATCAATGTCTACTATAATGAAGCCACAG GTGGCAAATATGTCCCCCGAGCTGTCCTTGTTGACCTTGAACCTGGAACAATGGATTCTGTCAGATCTGGACCTTTCGGGCAGATTTTCAGACCAGACAACTTTGTCTTTG GTCAAAGTGGAGCTGGAAACAACTGGGCGAAAGGCCACTACACCGAGGGAGCAGAGCTTGTTGACTCTGTGCTGGATGTTGTGAGGAAAGAGGCCGAGAGCTGTGATTGCCTGCAGGGCTTCCAGCTCACTCACTCGCTAGGTGGCGGCACAGGCTCTGGCATGGGCACGCTGCTCATCAGCAAGATCCGGGAGGAGTATCCTGACCGCATCATGAACACCTTCAGCGTGGTGCCCTCTCCCAAAGTGTCCGACACAGTTGTGGAGCCCTACAATGCCACGTTATCAGTGCATCAGCTAGTGGAGAACACCGATGAGACCTATTGTATTGACAATGAGGCGCTCTATGACATTTGCTTCCGCACCCTGAAGCTCACCACTCCTACCTATGGAGACCTCAACCACCTGGTCTCTGCCACCATGAGTGGCGTTACCACTTGCCTCCGTTTCCCGGGCCAGCTTAATGCTGACCTCCGGAAGCTGGCGGTCAACATGGTGCCTTTCCCCCGGCTGCATTTCTTCATGCCCGGCTTTGCCCCACTCACCAGTAGGGGAAGCCAGCAGTACCGTGCCCTCACTGTGCCAGAGCTGACGCAGCAGATGTTTGACGCCAAGAACATGATGGCTGCCTGCGACCCACGCCACGGCCGCTACCTCACGGTGGCTGCCGTCTTCCGCGGCCGCATGTCCATGAAGGAGGTGGACGAGCAGATGCTCAACGTGCAGAACAAGAACAGCAGCTACTTTGTCGAATGGATCCCCAACAACGTCAAGACTGCCGTCTGTGACATTCCACCCAGAGGCCTCAAGATGGCAGCCACTTTCATCGGCAACAGCACCGCCATCCAGGAGCTGTTCAAGCGCATCTCCGAACAGTTCACCGCCATGTTCCGTCGTAAGGCCTTCTTGCACTGGTACACTGGCGAAGGTATGGATGAGATGGAGTTCACTGAGGCCGAGAGCAACATGAATGACCTGGTGTCTGAGTACCAGCAGTACCAGGATGCCACTGCAGAGGAAGAGGGCGAGTttgaggaggaaggagaagaggagctgGCATAA